The genomic region ACCCGAACGGGCGGCAACGCGGGGTTCGCGGCGGGCGGGTCAGGTGGTGGGGATCGGCACCACCACGGTGCCGGTGGCCCTGGTGACCACCAGCGGCTCGGCGAGCACGTCGGCTGAGGACGGCCCCCGGTCCGGGTTGGCCCGGCAGGTCACCCTGGCCTCGAAGGCCACCGTGCGGGAGCGGTTGCCGATGCGGGTCAGCGTCGCGGTCACCTCCACCACGTCGCCGGCGTGCACCGGGGCCAGGAACTCCACGTTGCCGTACCCGGCGAACAGGCCCTCGTCGCCGTCGGTGCGGATGCACAGCTCAGTGGCCACGTCGCCGAAGAGGCCCAGGCTGTAGGCGCCGTCGACCAGGTTGCCGCCGTAGTGCGCGTGCGCGTAGGGCACGTAGCGGGAGTGGGTCACCGAGAAGCCTTCGACCAGGGAGTCGCTCACGCTGCTGTCACCTTTCGATCGGCCATGGCGTGGACCAGGAAGCTGGCCACCTCGCCGGGGGTGGTGCCGCGGCCGAAGACGCGGTCGACGCCGAGCTCGTCGGCCATCAGCGGGTCGAAGCGGGGGCCGCCGGCGACCAGCAGCGGGCGGCGTTCGCCCATGGCCTCGCGGAAGGCCGCGGACATCTCCTGGGTGTTGAGGATGTGCGCGTCCCGCTGGGTGACCACCTGGGAGACCAGCACCGCGTCCGCCTTCTCCGCGCGGGCCCGCTTGACCAGGTCCGGCACGGTGACCTGGGCGCCCAGGTTGATCACCCGCAGCTCCCGGTAGTACTCCAGGCCCTTCTCGCCGGCGAAGCCCTTGATGTTGAGGATGGCGTCGATGCCCACGGTGTGCGCGTCGGTGCCGATGCAGGCGCCGACCACCGTCAGCTTGCGGCGCAAGCGTTTCTTCACCGCCGCGTTCACATCGGCCGGACTCAGCAGCGGGTACTCGCGCTCCACCACCTGCACCGCGTCCAGGTCCACGATGTGCTGCACCGAGCCGTAGACCACCACGAAGGTGAAGTCGGCGCCGATGGCGTGGGAGTGCACCACCATCGCCGGGTCCATGCCCATCTTGTTCGCCAGCTGCTGCGCGGCGCCCTCGGCGCGCGGGCCGTGCGGCACAGGCAGGGTGAACGACATCTGCACCATGCCGTCGCCGGTGGTGTCGCCGTAGGGGCGCACGTGCCGCTTCTCGCTCATCGGTCACTCCCCTCGGTGCCCACGCTCGACCCTGCGAGCAGGTCTTCGTCCAGCAGGTCGCTCGCCGGGTTGACGTAACCCTCCGCCTTCTCGATCACGCCATCCGCGCCCTTGCCCCCGTCCGGCGGCCGTTTCATCAACCCGAAGGTGCCCTGGGCGATCGCGGTGAGCAGGCCGTCGTCCACGATGCGCGCCAACAGGTCCACCGCCTCGCCGAGCACCTGGTGCGCGCGCTTGACGATGAAGCCGTCCGGCGCGGGCCGGAAGTCCTCGGCCAGCTTCCCTGCCGCGCCCAGCACGTAGCGCACGTTGGCCAGCGCCAGGTCCCGGTCGGACAGCCACGGGGTGACCACGGCCTCGGTCATCATGCCCACCAACAGGATGCTCTGCCCGGTCAGCACCCCGGCCAGGTTGAAGAAGCCGTCCAGCAGGTGGCCGCGGAAGACGTCACCGGTCATGTGCTTGGTCGGCGGCATCCACTTCAGCGGCGCGTCCGGGAACAGCTCGCGGGCCAGCAGCGCGTGCGCGAGCTCCATCCGGAAGGAGTCCGGCAGCTCCGGGTTGATCTCGAAGGCGTGGCCCAGGCCGAGCAGCTCGTCGGGCAGGCCGGCCTCGTGCGCGAAGTGCTCGTTGAGCAGCTGGGACACCGTGACCGTGTGCGCGGCCTCCACCGCGTCGGCGGTGGTCAGGTAGTTGTCCTCGCCGGTGTTGATGATGATCCCGGCCCGCGCGTGCACCTGGCGGGAGAACCGTTGGTCCACAAAGGTTCTGATCGGGTTGATGTCCCGGAACAGGATGCCGTACATGCAGTCGTTGAGCATCATGTCCAGACGTTCCAGCCCGCCCAGCACCGCGATCTCGGGCATGCACAGGCCGGAGGCGTAGTTGGTCAGCCGCACGTAGCGGCCGACCTCCTTGCTCACCTCGTCCAGCGCGGCCCGCATGATGCGGAAGTTCTCCTGCGTGGCATAGGTTCCGGCGAAACCGTGATGGGTCGCGCCCTCGGGCACGTAGTCCAGGAGGGACTGTCCGGTGGAGCGGATCACCGCGATCACGTCGGCCCCGGCGCGGGCGGCGTTGCAGGCCTGCACCACGTCCTCGTCGATGTCGCCGGTGGCCACGATCAGGTAGATCCACGGCCGCTGCGCGGGATCGCCGATCTTGTCCACCAGCTTGGCGCGCTGGGCGCGGTTGCGGTCGATCCGCCGCATGCCCTTGGCCACGGCCACCCGCGCGGTCTTCGCCGCCCGCTCGGCGGCCTTGCCCTCGGGCACGGTGAACTCGACCTGACCGGCCGCGGTGGCCTCGGCCAGCTCGGTCAGGTCGGCGAACCCGTGCTGCTTGAGCGCGTGGAAGGCGGGCAGCACCGCGCCGTGGGCCAGGCCGCACTGCTCGCGGATGGTGTCCACCACCCGGTTCACCCAGGGCACGTCGCCCGCGCGGTGCGTGGTGTCCGCGCCGGTGATGCCGGCCAGGCGCAGGGTGGCCCGTTCCACCGCGACCGTGGTGTGCGCCTTGGCCAGGCGCACCACCGGTTTCGCGGCCTCGGCGGCCAGCCGCCGCGCCCGTGCGACGACCTCCGCGTCGAGGTCGAGCATGCTCTCCCGGCTCACCCGCGATCCTCCTCCATGTCGTAGATGGTGCGCCCGCGCAACACGGTGCGCAGGCAGCGCGGCAGACGCGCGCCCTCGTCGAGGCGGGGCAGCGCGGGCACCCTGGACCGCGGGTCGGTGGACCAGCGCTGCACCTTCTCATCCGGCGCGGCCACCACCAGCTCGTCGGCCTCCCACACCGCGTAGGTGGCGGGCGCGCCGGGCTGCAGGGTGCCGCTGAGCCCGTCCAGCACCCCGGCGGCCCGCCAGCCGCCGCGGGTGTGCGCGGTGAAGGCGGCCCTCGGCGAGATGCCCAGGCCCTCGGTGCGGTGGTACACGGCGGCCCGCACGCTCGCCCACGGGTCCACCGGGGTGACCGGCACGTCGGAGCCGAAGGCCAGCACCATGCCGGCCGCGGCCACCGTGGCGAACGGGTTGAGCCGCTCGCCACGCGGCAGGCCCAGGCGCTGGGCGTAGGCACGCTCGGTGCCGCCCCAGGCGTGGTCGAACAGCGGCTGCATGGAGGCGATCACGCCCCACCCGGCCAGCCGCGCGGCCTGCTCCGCGGTGACCATCTCCAGGTGTTCCAGCCGGTGGTGCCGGGCGGCCAGCGCGGGCGCGCCGACCACGGTCTCCGCCTTGGCGAAGCCGGCCACGACCTGGGCCACCGCGCGGTCGCCGATGACGTGGAAACCGCCCTGTACACCCGCCCTGGTGCAGGCGACCAGGTGGTCGGCGATGGCGTCGGCGTCCAGGTAGAGCGCCCCGGAGGTGCTGGGGTCGTCGGTGTAGGGCTCGCACAGCGCGGCGGTGCGGGAGCCGAGCGCGCCGTCGACGAACAGGTCCCCGGCCACCCCGGTCGCGCCGAGCTGCTTGGCGGTGGCCAGGCCGCCGGCCTCGCCCCAGTAGCCGAAGACCTCCGGCACGGTGCCGGTGGCGGAGAGTGCGAGCAGGTCGGCGAGGTCCTCGGGGCTGGAGATGTCCGGCCCGGCGCACTCGTGCACCGAGGCCACGCCGAGCCTGGCCGCGTGCCGCAGGAACAGCAGCTGGGCCTCGCGCCGCTGTTCGGTGCTCAGCGACTCCTTGGCCGCCCGGCGCACGTGGTGGTGCGCCGCGCGGGCCAGCGGACCCTGCTCGGACCAGCCGTCGGCCTCGCGGGCGGCCGGGGCCAGGTTGAGCAGCGCGGTGGAGACCAGCGCGGAGTGCACGTCGATCCGGGAGAGGTAGACCGGCGCGCCACCGGCGGCCTGGTCCAGCTCGGCGCGGGTCGGCGGGCGGCCCTCGGCCCAGTTGACCTCCTCCCAGCCGTGGCCCCAGATGACCACGCCCGGGTGCGCGGCGGCGTAGTCGCGGACCAGGTCGAGGCACTGGCCGAGGGTGCGGCAGCCGGTGAGGTCCAGGCCGCTGTACTGGAGCCCGGCGGAGGTGGCGTGCACGTGCGCGTCCACGAAGGCGGGCGCGACGAAGGCCCCGTCCAGGTCGACGACCTGGGCGTCCGGGTGCAGGGCGCGGCCGACCGAGTCCTGCCCGACCCAGACCACGGTGCCGTCGGCGACGGCCATGGCGGTGGCATCCGGCGCGGCCGGTGAGTGCACGCGGCCGTTCAACAGCAGCGTCGTGGTGGTGGCGGGGTTCGGGAGGTTCATGGTCGTCACACCGGCGAAGTCTGCCGTTCGCGGGCCTCGAACATCGCCCGGACCCCCGGCTCGGCGCGCAGCAGGTCCAGTGCGAACTCCGCGTGCCCCGGCACGTACCCGTTGCCGACCAGCATCTCCACGTCCGCGGCCAGGCCCTCCGCGCCCAGCGCGGCCGCGCTGAAGGAGGTGGCCATGGAGAAGAAGATCACCGTGCCGCCGTCCGCGGTGGCCAGGACCGCGCCGTGCTCGCAGCCGGGCACGTCCACGCAGACCACGGTCACGTCGACCTGCTCGCCGACCGCCGCACCCACCGCGACCGGGTTGCGGGCATCGGCGATGACCACCTCGTCGGCGATCCCGGCCACGCGCACCGCCTCGGCCTCGGCCTCGGTCGGCACCAGCGCGACCAGTCGGCCCGCTCCGGCGCGGCGGGCGGCGACCAGGGACAGCGAGCCGGACTTGCCGCCCCCGCCGAGCACGCACGCGGTGGCCGGGCGGCCGCGTTCGAGGTTCTTGCGCCGCACGATCCGGTCGGTCAGCGCGGGCGCGCCGCAGACGTCCAGCACGGACAGGGCCAGGTTCTCCGGCAGGTCCGGCGGCAGCACGGCGGCGATCGAGCGGCCGAACAGGATCGCGGTGCCCCGGCAGGGCACCTGCTCCCCCGCGCCGTCCCAGTCGGCGAGGCCGTCGGTGATGGTCAGCGGGGTCAGGCTCAGCGAGACCAGCGTGGCCACCCGGTCGCCTGCCCGCAGGCCCAGCGTGGACTCCGGGCCGACCTCGCGGACGGTGCCCATCAGCATGCCGCCGGAGCCGGTGACCGGGTTCTGCATCTTGCCGCGCTCGGCCACGATGGCCAGCACCGCGGCGCGCAGCTCGGCCGCGGTGGGGTGGGTCTCGCGCAGCTGGCGGTAGGAGGCGGCGTCCAGGTTCAGCCGCTCGACGTCGATGACCACCTCGTCCGCTCCCGGCATGGCCGAGGCGTCCAGCCGCCACGCCTGCTGCGGCAGCACCCCGGCGGGTTCGATCACGCGGTGCAGACCGTACGGCGACGAACCAACACGCTCCGTCACACCCACCTCCGAAAGATTTACGTCAGGCTTGCGCTCTGGCAGCATATCTTTACGTCTTCTTGAGGGCGAGGAGTAGTTTATGACTGCGGTTCACGACCTGGCGTCCGTCTCCGAGGCGCTGGAACACGCTGCTCGGCAGCCGTACACCTATGTCCGGAAGGAGCTGGTCGAGCCCGACTGGCGGCGCTTCCCAGGATGGCGCGAGGTGACCGAGGCGCAGTGGCGGGACGCGCAGTGGCAGCGGGTGAACTGCGTGAAGAACGCCAAGCAGCTGCGCAAGGTGATGGGCGAGCTGCTCACCGAGTCCTTCTACGAGGACCTGGACGCCGACCAGCAGCGGATGGCGACCATGTCGATGCTCATCCCGCCGCAGATGGTGAACACCATGGTCCCCGAGGGCGCGGCCGCGGGCGAGGAGTTCACCAAGGCGTTCCTGGCCGACCCGGTGCGCAACTACATGATGCCGGTGGCCAGCGACCGCCTGCTGGAGTGGACCAGCCACCCGCACTCGTCCCGGGACTCCCTGCACGAGGCGGAGATGTGGGTCGTGGAGGGGCTGACCCACCGCTACCCCACCAAGGTGCTCGCGGAGATGCTGTCCACCTGTCCGCAGTACTGTGGCCACTGCACCCGGATGGACCTGGTCGGCAACTCAACCCCGTTGGTGGACAAGCACAAACTGTCCCTCAAACCGGTCGACCGCCAGGACCAGATGATCGACTACCTCAAGCGCACCCCCGGTGTGCGCGACGTGGTGGTCAGCGGCGGCGACGTGGCCAACGTGCCGTGGCCGCAGCTGGAGTCGTTCCTGATGCGCCTGCTGGAGATCGCCACCGTGCGCGACATCCGCCTGGCCACCAAGGCCCTGGCCGGTCTCCCCCAGCACTGGCTCCAGCCCAAGGTCGTCGAGGGCCTGGAACGCGTGGCCCGCACCGCCCGCCGCCGCGGCGTCAACCTGGCCATCCACACCCACGTCAACCACGCCCAGTCCGTCACCCCCCTGGTCGCCGAAGCCGCCCGCACCGCCATGGAGGTCGGCATCCGCGACGTCCGCAACCAGGGCGTCCTCATGCGCGGCGTGAACGCGACCCCGGACGCGTTGCTGGACCTGTGTTTCGCGTTGCAGGGCGAGGCGAACATCCTGCCGTACTACTTCTACATGTGCGACATGATCCCCAACGCCGAGCACTGGCGGGTGGCGGTGTGGGAGGCGCAGGAGCTCCAGCACGCGATCATGGGGTATCTGCCGGGATATGCCACGCCGCGGATCGTGTGCGACGTGCCGTATGTCGGGAAGCGGTGGGTGCACCAGGTTTCGGAGTACGACCGGGAGCGCGGAATCTCTTACTGGACAAAGAACTACCGCACCGGGATCGAGCTTCAGGACCCCGAGGCGCTGGACCGTCGCTACCCGTACTACGACCCGATCCACACCCTGCCGGAGACGGGCCGGCAGTGGTGGAGCGAGCACCAGAACGACTGATCAACCGGGTCGTTTCGAGTCTCGCGCAGAGGCTCGAAACGACCCGTTCCGACCTGTTCTGCAACAGACCACTGAAACGCTCGTTTGCGCTGTTCAGGCCCCATAGCGACGCGATTGGTCCCGACGTTCCAGGACACACAGCGGACACAAGAATAGACCAATCTTCGAACCTACCCCGCACGCGCCGAAGGCAGGGCGGGAGGCAGACGGGTGGTCCGGGAGCACGCGGCCACGATTGTGGCGAGGGGAGGGGAGGCTGGGGTCGCGGCATGCGGCCCCAGAGCCCCCGTGCGGTCAGCTCGCTCGGCGCACCAGCGCCTCGCGGTGGAGCACAACGACGCTGTTCTCGCCGGTCTGGATCCAGCCCCGCGCGACGAACTCGGCGATTGCGTGGTTCACGCTGAGCAACGCATGCT from Crossiella sp. CA-258035 harbors:
- a CDS encoding L-erythro-3,5-diaminohexanoate dehydrogenase yields the protein MIEPAGVLPQQAWRLDASAMPGADEVVIDVERLNLDAASYRQLRETHPTAAELRAAVLAIVAERGKMQNPVTGSGGMLMGTVREVGPESTLGLRAGDRVATLVSLSLTPLTITDGLADWDGAGEQVPCRGTAILFGRSIAAVLPPDLPENLALSVLDVCGAPALTDRIVRRKNLERGRPATACVLGGGGKSGSLSLVAARRAGAGRLVALVPTEAEAEAVRVAGIADEVVIADARNPVAVGAAVGEQVDVTVVCVDVPGCEHGAVLATADGGTVIFFSMATSFSAAALGAEGLAADVEMLVGNGYVPGHAEFALDLLRAEPGVRAMFEARERQTSPV
- a CDS encoding lysine 2,3-aminomutase encodes the protein MTAVHDLASVSEALEHAARQPYTYVRKELVEPDWRRFPGWREVTEAQWRDAQWQRVNCVKNAKQLRKVMGELLTESFYEDLDADQQRMATMSMLIPPQMVNTMVPEGAAAGEEFTKAFLADPVRNYMMPVASDRLLEWTSHPHSSRDSLHEAEMWVVEGLTHRYPTKVLAEMLSTCPQYCGHCTRMDLVGNSTPLVDKHKLSLKPVDRQDQMIDYLKRTPGVRDVVVSGGDVANVPWPQLESFLMRLLEIATVRDIRLATKALAGLPQHWLQPKVVEGLERVARTARRRGVNLAIHTHVNHAQSVTPLVAEAARTAMEVGIRDVRNQGVLMRGVNATPDALLDLCFALQGEANILPYYFYMCDMIPNAEHWRVAVWEAQELQHAIMGYLPGYATPRIVCDVPYVGKRWVHQVSEYDRERGISYWTKNYRTGIELQDPEALDRRYPYYDPIHTLPETGRQWWSEHQND
- a CDS encoding OAM dimerization domain-containing protein, coding for MSEKRHVRPYGDTTGDGMVQMSFTLPVPHGPRAEGAAQQLANKMGMDPAMVVHSHAIGADFTFVVVYGSVQHIVDLDAVQVVEREYPLLSPADVNAAVKKRLRRKLTVVGACIGTDAHTVGIDAILNIKGFAGEKGLEYYRELRVINLGAQVTVPDLVKRARAEKADAVLVSQVVTQRDAHILNTQEMSAAFREAMGERRPLLVAGGPRFDPLMADELGVDRVFGRGTTPGEVASFLVHAMADRKVTAA
- a CDS encoding amidohydrolase, whose protein sequence is MNLPNPATTTTLLLNGRVHSPAAPDATAMAVADGTVVWVGQDSVGRALHPDAQVVDLDGAFVAPAFVDAHVHATSAGLQYSGLDLTGCRTLGQCLDLVRDYAAAHPGVVIWGHGWEEVNWAEGRPPTRAELDQAAGGAPVYLSRIDVHSALVSTALLNLAPAAREADGWSEQGPLARAAHHHVRRAAKESLSTEQRREAQLLFLRHAARLGVASVHECAGPDISSPEDLADLLALSATGTVPEVFGYWGEAGGLATAKQLGATGVAGDLFVDGALGSRTAALCEPYTDDPSTSGALYLDADAIADHLVACTRAGVQGGFHVIGDRAVAQVVAGFAKAETVVGAPALAARHHRLEHLEMVTAEQAARLAGWGVIASMQPLFDHAWGGTERAYAQRLGLPRGERLNPFATVAAAGMVLAFGSDVPVTPVDPWASVRAAVYHRTEGLGISPRAAFTAHTRGGWRAAGVLDGLSGTLQPGAPATYAVWEADELVVAAPDEKVQRWSTDPRSRVPALPRLDEGARLPRCLRTVLRGRTIYDMEEDRG
- a CDS encoding lysine 5,6-aminomutase subunit alpha, which translates into the protein MSRESMLDLDAEVVARARRLAAEAAKPVVRLAKAHTTVAVERATLRLAGITGADTTHRAGDVPWVNRVVDTIREQCGLAHGAVLPAFHALKQHGFADLTELAEATAAGQVEFTVPEGKAAERAAKTARVAVAKGMRRIDRNRAQRAKLVDKIGDPAQRPWIYLIVATGDIDEDVVQACNAARAGADVIAVIRSTGQSLLDYVPEGATHHGFAGTYATQENFRIMRAALDEVSKEVGRYVRLTNYASGLCMPEIAVLGGLERLDMMLNDCMYGILFRDINPIRTFVDQRFSRQVHARAGIIINTGEDNYLTTADAVEAAHTVTVSQLLNEHFAHEAGLPDELLGLGHAFEINPELPDSFRMELAHALLARELFPDAPLKWMPPTKHMTGDVFRGHLLDGFFNLAGVLTGQSILLVGMMTEAVVTPWLSDRDLALANVRYVLGAAGKLAEDFRPAPDGFIVKRAHQVLGEAVDLLARIVDDGLLTAIAQGTFGLMKRPPDGGKGADGVIEKAEGYVNPASDLLDEDLLAGSSVGTEGSDR
- a CDS encoding hotdog domain-containing protein, encoding MSDSLVEGFSVTHSRYVPYAHAHYGGNLVDGAYSLGLFGDVATELCIRTDGDEGLFAGYGNVEFLAPVHAGDVVEVTATLTRIGNRSRTVAFEARVTCRANPDRGPSSADVLAEPLVVTRATGTVVVPIPTT